Proteins encoded together in one Ipomoea triloba cultivar NCNSP0323 chromosome 4, ASM357664v1 window:
- the LOC116015708 gene encoding heterogeneous nuclear ribonucleoprotein 1-like, translated as MDSDQGKLFIGGISWETNEDKLREYFQSYGEVMQTVVMRDKISGKPRGFGFVVFADPSVLDTVLQDRHTIDGRTVEAKRALSREEQQVSKTGNPNSGRSLGGGGSTRTKKIFVGGLPPTLNEDGFRIYFETYGNVTDVVIMYDQQTNRPRGFGFISFDSEDAVDRVLHKTFHDLNGKQVEVKRALPKDFNPGSGGRSGGGGGNYQGYGASGNNPNSYDSRMDSKYMPPQNTGGGYPPYASSGYGSAGYGYGPSNNGMGYGGYGNYAGANPCYGGGNPGYGGAAGSAYGNPNLPGSGYGSGPADGPRSSWSSQGPAYGNMGYGTSHWGNPNVGGGGPTGQSPTEAAGYGNQGYGYGGYGGNDGSYGNPAAYGAVGRSAGGPSSNSPAAGGGTGELQAGAGGYGAYGDASGNSGYGNAGWRSDASQPSGNYGSNGSQVSYGGGYGGAPGRQTQQQ; from the exons ATGGACTCAGATCAAGGCAAGCTTTTCATCGGCGGGATTTCTTGGGAGACAAATGAAGATAAACTGAGGGAGTATTTCCAGAGCTACGGTGAGGTTATGCAGACTGTTGTTATGAGAGACAAAATCTCCGGGAAGCCCAGAGGCTTTGGCTTCGTTGTGTTTGCAGATCCGAGTGTTCTTGATACCGTTCTCCAGGATAGGCACACCATTGATGGCCGTACG GTTGAGGCCAAAAGGGCCTTATCTAGAGAGGAACAACAGGTCTCAAAAACTGGGAATCCCAATAGTGGCAGAAGTCTTGGAGGTGGTGGTAGTACCAGGACCAAGAAAATATTTGTTGGGGGATTGCCTCCTACTCTGAATGAGGATGGCTTCCGCATTTATTTCGAAACTTATGGTAATGTAACTGATGTTGTAATTATGTATGATCAACAGACCAACCGACCACGTGGGTTTGGTTTTATTTCATTTGATTCTGAGGATGCAGTAGATAGGGTTTTGCATAAGACCTTCCATGATTTGAATGGTAAGCAAGTAGAAGTAAAACGTGCTCTTCCTAAAGATTTTAACCCTGGTTCTGGTGGCCGTTCCGGAGGCGGTGGTGGAAATTATCAGGGGTATGGAGCATCTGGAAACAATCCTAATTCTTATGACAGTCGGATGGATTCCAAGTACATGCCGCCACAAAACACTGGAGGGGGTTATCCCCCCTATGCTTCCTCTGGATATGGTTCGGCTGGTTATGGATATGGACCTTCCAACAATGGGATGGGTTATGGTGGTTATGGAAATTATGCTGGAGCTAATCCTTGTTATGGTGGTGGTAATCCTGGCTATGGTGGTGCTGCTGGTTCTGCATATGGAAATCCAAACCTTCCTGGTAGTGGCTATGGAAGTGGTCCAGCTGATGGACCAAGAAGCTCATGGAGTTCCCAGGGTCCTGCTTATGGAAATATGGGCTATGGAACTTCCCACTGGGGTAATCCTAATGTTGGAGGTGGAGGACCTACAGGTCAGTCTCCAACTGAAGCGGCAGGTTATGGGAACCAAGGTTATGGTTATGGTGGCTATGGTGGAAATGATGGATCTTATGGAAATCCAGCTGCTTATGGGGCTGTAGGACGCTCTGCTGGTGGTCCAAGTAGCAATTCCCCTGCTGCTGGTGGTGGTACAGGAGAGCTGCAAGCTGGTGCTGGTGGTTATGGGGCTTATGGTGATGCCAGTGGAAATTCTGGATATGGAAATGCAGGATGGAGGTCTGATGCATCACAACCTTCTGGGAATTATGGATCAAATGGCAGCCAAGTCAGCTATGGAGGTGGATA
- the LOC116015656 gene encoding rRNA biogenesis protein rrp36-like produces the protein MVCFLACFGLTKKQRRRKPRNKTQPTHQVQGRYVPLDSEKPEEPDSETRSDGSVSKESLAVKVKKKVSFNLNVKTYEPLHQEEIEDDDEEKPKCEYPSDYRYYNCRESFDEEDEIQLEESDLEDDEDIDDYDGDDEDYTRDDNEDNHHMLKQKTENTAAVSGGDEPKSRVLLSDSCESNRNTRNRSQYVNSVLNPVENLTQWKAVKARERERTQVKNQKENIRLEQEEDHKPAIAKSPSDPLSLCNKRNVSDFQPPSRDLQVDASLSNWLIWSENKPPSGAVSLQKWASC, from the exons ATGGTCTGTTTCCTCGCATGTTTTGGTCTCACCAAGAAACAAAGACGCCGTAAGCCCCGCAACAAAACTCAGCCCACACACCAG GTGCAGGGGAGGTATGTGCCTCTAGATTCTGAGAAACCCGAGGAACCGGATTCCGAAACTAG AAGTGATGGTTCTGTAAGTAAAGAATCACTGGCTGTAAAGGTCAAGAAGAAAGTGAGCTTTAATTTGAATGTGAAGACATATGAGCCTTTGCATCAAGAGGAgattgaagatgatgatgaagagaaACCCAAGTGTGAATACCCTTCAGACTATAGGTACTATAATTGCAGGGAGAGTTTTGATGAGGAGGATGAGATACAGCTCGAGGAGAGTGATCTCGAAGATGATGAGGATATTGATGATTATGAcggtgatgatgaagattatACTCGTGACGATAATGAAGACAATCATCATATgttaaaacagaaaacagaaaacacagCTGCGGTGTCAGGTGGAGATGAACCGAAGAGCAGAGTTCTGTTGTCTGATTCATGTGAATCGAACCGGAACACTAGAAATAGAAGTCAGTATGTGAATTCTGTGCTAAATCCAGTTGAAAACCTCACTCAATGGAAAGCAGTTAAAGCACGAGAACGAGAACGAACACAAGTCAAGAATCAAAAGGAGAACATCAGACTCGAGCAAGAAGAAGATCACAAACCTGCAATTGCAAAGTCACCTTCAGATCCTCTATCTCTGTGCAATAAGCGCAATGTGAGTGACTTCCAGCCTCCATCGCGTGACCTTCAAGTTGACGCCAGTCTCTCGAATTGGTTGATATGGTCCGAGAATAAACCGCCATCAGGAGCAGTGTCCCTGCAAAAATGGGCAAGCTGCTGA
- the LOC116014970 gene encoding uncharacterized protein LOC116014970, with amino-acid sequence MDMDDNELNLGKNKLVEGMESQKDVLNGEKEDEDESKSLLPSKRGGLLKKPVNPKLKVQWNDRNGDKLAEILEFQPSETSDSEEEESDSCMCRVM; translated from the exons ATGGATATGGATGATAATGAGTTGAACCTGGGTAAAAATAAGCTTGTGGAAGGAATGGAATCTCAAAAAGATGTATTGAATGGGgagaaagaagatgaagatgaatcAAAGTCCTTGCTGCCATCTAAGAGAGGTGGATTATTGAAAAAGCCTGTAAATCCCAAGCTAAAAGTGCAGTGGAATGATAGAAATGGGGATAAGCTTGCTGAGATCTTGGAATTCCAACCAAG TGAAACAAGCGACTCGGAAGAAGAGGAATCGGACTCTTGTATGTGTAGAGTAATGTAG
- the LOC116015273 gene encoding uncharacterized protein LOC116015273 — MFGTAIRYMVGRKPKPKMKPIELKTPPEQTQTITRVIFDILKEHGPLSIADTWERVKEVGVRGLTSKRHMKIVLRWMRERQKLKLICNHVGPNKQFLYSTWFTKPDIKPTTPGRGTSQAKLP, encoded by the exons ATGTTTGGGACAGCAATAAGGTACATGGTGGGGAGGAAGCCAAAGCCAAAGATGAAACCGATAGAGCTGAAAACCCCACCAGAGCAGACACAGACTATCACAAGGGTTATTTTTGACATTTTGAAGGAGCATGGTCCTCTCAGCATTGCTGATACCTGGGAACGCGTAAAG GAAGTTGGAGTCCGAGGATTAACAAGCAAAAGGCACATGAAGATAGTGCTAAGATGGATGAGGGAAAGACAAAAGCTTAAGCTTATATGCAACCATGTAGGTCCCAACAAGCAATTTCTGTATTCCACCTGGTTTACAAAACCAGACATTAAACCAACAACACCCGGAAGAGGCACTTCACAGGCTAAGTTACCCTAA
- the LOC116017377 gene encoding uncharacterized protein LOC116017377: MVSLATHFTSFVFLLPLGIRRLLCSSSLYLKNPALFRSRIWYFSDPKWKNIDFYALLIVLPLASFSLVFLFSAFSVHPTYGFSLLNQSLVIFLFWVLMILIIAKESFDLCSIPEGFLFIFAGIAFYIEFLMNGKGIVGLGGDLYGVLGMLALICAACCMFLAIRPTAFLGEFLLSSVLVLKGTWVLQVGLSLFTDTIGFKGCEKITEDVVKGNADVKCPLEEDRLRGLALMNLLFVGHVILVMILSFLFFGVANWNRNLRSGETNGSLLAEIRPEGVQMHQLSEFEIE, translated from the coding sequence ATGGTATCTTTAGCCACCCATTTCACATCCTTCGTCTTCCTTCTCCCACTGGGAATCCGCCGTCTCCTCTGCTCCTCCTCTCTCTACCTCAAGAACCCCGCCCTCTTCAGATCAAGAATCTGGTATTTCTCTGACCCCAAATGGAAAAACATTGATTTCTACGCTCTCCTCATTGTTCTTCCCCTTGCCTCCTTCTCCCTCGTGTTCCTCTTCTCGGCATTTTCTGTGCACCCCACTTACGGCTTCTCACTGTTGAACCAATCATTAGTCATTTTCCTGTTCTGGGTGCTCATGATCCTCATAATCGCCAAGGAAAGTTTTGATCTTTGTAGTATCCCAGAGGGTTTCTTATTCATATTTGCTGGAATTGCATTTTATATTGAGTTCTTGATGAATGGGAAAGGAATTGTGGGGCTTGGTGGTGATCTGTATGGGGTTTTGGGTATGTTAGCCCTTATTTGTGCTGCTTGTTGCATGTTTTTGGCGATCAGACCAACGGCTTTCCTTGGGGAGTTTTTGCTTTCCTCTGTACTTGTTCTCAAGGGGACTTGGGTTTTGCAAGTGGGGTTATCATTGTTTACTGACACTATTGGGTTTAAAGGGTGTGAGAAAATTACTGAAGATGTGGTTAAAGGGAATGCTGATGTTAAGTGTCCACTTGAGGAGGATAGGTTGAGGGGTTTGGCACTGATGAATTTGTTGTTTGTTGGGCATGTGATTCTGGTCATGATCTTGAGCTTCCTGTTTTTTGGAGTGGCGAATTGGAACCGAAACTTGAGGTCTGGAGAGACTAATGGATCATTGCTAGCTGAAATTAGACCAGAGGGTGTGCAGATGCACCAGCTTTCTGAATTCGAGATAGAATGA
- the LOC116015346 gene encoding eukaryotic translation initiation factor produces MATETAAELTEAPAAPVAETASKQPHKLERKWAFWFDNQSKPKQGAAWGSSMRKVYTFDTVEEFWCLYDQIFRPSQLPANADFHLFKAGVEPKWEDPECANGGKWTVGISRKPALDTMWLETLMALIGEQFDEAEEICGVVASVRQRQDRLSLWTKNAANEAAQMSIGRKWKEVIDVTDKLSYSFHDDSKRERSAKSRYSV; encoded by the exons ATGGCAACCGAGACGGCAGCTGAATTGACGGAGGCTCCTGCGGCACCGGTGGCCGAGACGGCGTCCAAACAGCCGCACAAGTTGGAGAGGAAATGGGCGTTCTGGTTTGACAATCAGTCAAAGCCTAAGCAAGGCGCCGCCTGGGGCAGCTCTATGCGTAAGGTCTACACCTTCGACACCGTTGAAGAATTCTGGTG CTTGTATGATCAGATATTTAGGCCCAGCCAATTGCCTGCAAATGCTGATTTTCATTTGTTTAAGGCTGGGGTTGAGCCAAAATGGGAAGATCCTGAGTGTGCCAATGGAGGCAAGTGGACTGTCGGCATCAGCAGGAAGCCAGCTCTTGACACCATGTGGCTTGAAACT cTGATGGCTTTGATTGGGGAGCAATTTGATGAAGCAGAGGAGATATGTGGAGTGGTTGCCAGTGTGCGTCAGAGACAGGACAGACTTTCTTTGTGGACCAAAAATGCAGCCAATGAAGCGGCTCAG ATGAGCATTGGGAGGAAGTGGAAAGAGGTCATTGATGTAACCGATAAGCTATCCTATAGCTTCCAT GATGATTCTAAAAGGGAAAGGTCAGCTAAGAGCCGTTATAGTGTGTGA
- the LOC116016778 gene encoding peroxygenase-like, with translation MATATDRNAAFSTEAPCAPVTMERKVHADLDSAIPKPYMARGLAAVDCEHPNGTPGRKHNNMSVLQQHIAFFDLDNNGIIYPWETYSASRQLGFNIIMSFLIAAVVHLAMSYATLPGWIPSPFLPIYIQNIHKCMHGSDTETYDAEGRYLPAHFENIFTKYARTVPDKLTFVEVWKMTEGNRDAYDLFGWIAAKMEWGILYLLARDVDGMLSKEAIRRCFDGSLFDYCAKIQRSREGKME, from the exons ATGGCAACTGCTACAGACCGTAACGCCGCCTTCTCCACGGAGGCGCCTTGCGCTCCGGTCACCATGGAGCGCAAGGTCCATGCCGATCTCGATTCCGCCATTCCTAAGCCCT ATATGGCGAGGGGATTGGCTGCAGTGGACTGCGAGCATCCGAATGGGACTCCAGGACGGAAGCATAACAATATGAGTGTTCTTCAACAGCACATTGCCTTCTTCGACCTAGACAACAATGGAATCATCTATCCATGGGAGACTTATTCTG CGTCTCGTCAACTAGGGTTCAACATCATTATGTCCTTTTTAATAGCAGCCGTCGTTCATCTAGCTATGAGTTACGCAACTCTCCCA GGGTGGATTCCTTCCCCTTTTTTACCCATAtacatacaaaacatacacaaaTGCATGCACGGGAGTGATACCGAAACCTATGATGCAGAGGGGAGGTACCTTCCAGCACACTTCGAGAACATCTTTACCAAGTACGCACGCACCGTCCCGGACAAGCTCACGTTTGTAGAGGTGTGGAAGATGACAGAAGGCAATCGCGACGCATATGACCTCTTCGGCTGGATTGCAGCCAAAATGGAGTGGGGAATTTTGTATTTGCTGGCCAGAGACGTGGACGGTATGCTGTCAAAAGAAGCAATCAGGCGATGCTTCGACGGCAGCTTGTTTGATTACTGTGCAAAGATACAAAGGAGTCGCGAAGGAAAGATGGAATGA